Below is a window of Halarcobacter anaerophilus DNA.
ACAATAGGTGCAGTCGTGTCAGGCAGTCTTGTTGAATATGCTCCTTATCCAAAAGAATTATGCTATTTTGTTGTTTTGGCAGCACTTGCAATTTGTACGGTTTTAATTACATTTAGTAAAGAAAGCGTTGAACAAAAACCCGGTGTTATATCATCTTTGAAACCGAAATTTTCGCTGCCGCACGAAGATAAACGTTTATATCCTATTGCCGCTTGTACTTTTATAGCAACATGGGCATTAGGCGGTTTTTACCAAGCTTACGGTCCTTCTATAGCCGTAAGCCAATTAGGCACGCACAGCACATTAATGGCAGCTATAGTATTTTCATCGTATTTGCTTCCTTGTGCCCTAGGAGGTCCTCTTACGGCAGGTTTTTCTCCTGCAAATGCCCAACGTTACGGAATGGTTGTTTATACCTTAGCCGTAATAGGTATTTTAATCTCTATTAAATTTTCTTTAATTGAAAGTTTTTTAATCACAAGTGCTTTTGCAGGAGCGGCACAAGGAGCCGTATTAACAGGAAGTATACGTTCTTTACTGGCAGATATTTCAAGCCAAGAGAGAGCCGGAGTTTTATCTTTGATATATGCAACTTCATATGCAGGTGCAGCTATTCCAAGTTTTATTGCAGGACAACTATCTCATTTTATGAATTTATTTCAAATTGCAGTTTTCTACGGTCTTTTAGCCGTTATTGCATGTATTATTACTCTTATGTTTGCCCGTAACCCAAAACATGTAGAGATCAAAATTGATTAAAGTGATTTAGTTATTTACTACTTGGATTTTAGATATTTATAGAATTAGGCAATAATCATAGAGTATTCTTCTACCGCTTTTAAAACTATTAAATTATAATAAAATTATAAACAATCAAAAAAAGTGGGAAGTGAAAATGAAAAAAACAATTAAAAAAGTCTTTATGGTTTTATTATCTCTTCCCCTACTCTCTTGTTTGGCAAATCCAAATAAAGAGATTGATAATAAAATAGAATTTCAAAAAGGAGAAACAATGAAAATAAGTGTTCAGGCAAAAGGAGAGACTGCCGTTTTTAAATTAAACAACTCACAAGCGGCAAAAGAGCTTTATGAACAACTGCCTTTAGAAATTGAAGTTGAAAATTTTGGAAACAATGAAAAAATATTTTATCCGCCAAAAAAACTTTCAACAAACAATACCCCTCTTGCAAAGGCAAAAAACGGAACTCTTGCTTATTATGCACCTTGGGGAGACGTTGTTATGTTTTATAAAGATTTCGGAAGTGCAGGAGGTTTATATGAACTTGGAGAAATCGTATCAGGATTAGAATATATTAAAAATATGTCAGGAATAATTAAAATAAACAAAGAAGAGTAAAAATAGATAAAAAAGAAAGGAGTTATTATGATGTGGGATAAAATTTTTGAAAAAAGTGATAATGTAATAATCCAAAGAGTCTCTTATAGAAATAGATACGGAATAAGCGTATCTGCGGATTTATATCTCCCAAAAGAGATAGATAGTTCAAAAAAATATCAGGCACTTGTTATAGGAACACCTTACGGAGGAGTAAAAGAACAAGGAGCAGGATTATATGCTCAAACAATGGCAGAAAGAGGTTTTATAACTCTTGCTTTTGACGAATCTTATAACGGAACAAGCGGTGGAGAACCAAGAAGAACATCTTCTCCCGAAATTTTTACGGAAGATTTTAGTGCAGGAGTAGACTTCTTAGGAACGAGACCTTATGTTGACAGAGAAAGAATAGGAGCTATAGGAATTTGCGGAAGCAGCGCTTTTGCATTGAAAGCTGCCCAAGTAGACCAAAGAATCAAAGCCGTGGCAACTGCTAGTATGTATGATATGAGCCGTGTTTTAAGAAACGGCTGGTTAGATAGTATGAGCAGTGAAGAGAGAAAAGAGAATCTTACAAACTTAAGTTTACAAAGATGGGAAGATTTTGAAAATTCTCTTCCTAAAATTGCACCAGGCTTTCCCAATAAACCCCAAGAGAGTATTCCCGAAGGTTTAGATTCTATTACAAGTGAATTTTTTGAGTTTTATGCTATGAAAAGAGGCTTTCATCCAAATGCTCCTGCTGCTTTTACCTTAACCAGTCAAATGGCTTTTATGAATTTCCCTCTTTTGAATTATCTTGAAGATATTTCTCCTAGACCTATTCTTCTAATTATAGGAGAAAATGCCCATTCTAGATATTTCAGTGAAGATGCTTATAAAAAAGCAGCGCAACCAAAAGAGCTCTATATCGTACCAAATGCAAGACATATTGATTTATATGATAGAACTGATTTGATTCCTTTTGACAAACTGGAGTCTTTTTTTAATGAAAATTTGAAATAAACTTTAATCTGAAAAAAGGAGAAACAATGAACGGGAAAACTCAAACAAGAAGAGATTTTATAAAAAACTCGGCAATAATCGGTGCAGGTTTGGTATTTTACAAACCTACGGATATTTTAGCAAATGATAAAGGAATTATAATGAATAAAAATTTAAAAGTAAAAGGTTATGCAGCTTTTGATGAATCAGGAGTAATAAAACCGTGGGAATTTGAAAGAAGACCCGTGGGAGATAATGATGTTTTAATAGAGATAAAATATGCAAGTATCTGCCACTCTGATATTCACCAAGAAAAAGGAGATTGGGGTAAACAACAATATCCACAAGTTCCCGGACATGAGATTGTAGGAATCGTTACTAAAGTAGGAAAAAACGTAACTAAATTCAAAGTTGGAGACAGAGCGGGTGTAGGATGTATGGTTGACGGTTGTACAGAGTGCGAAAATGAAGAACAATATCAACCCGATACTCTTTTTACTTACGGATATCCTGATAAAAGAGACCCGACAGGAATTACCCAAGGAGGTTATTCAACACATATCGTAGTAAGAGATCATTTTGTAGTGCATATTCCGGAAAATATCAGTTTCCAAGAGGCTGCTCCGCTTTTATGTGCGGGAATCACCACCTACTCTCCTTTAATGAAAGCAAAATTTAAAAAAGGAGATAAAGTAGGAGTTGCAGGAATCGGAGGTTTAGGACATATGGCAG
It encodes the following:
- a CDS encoding MFS transporter, with product MQKIKVNLGFIAASLAFLVIFAASATPIPLYDIYRKADGLNYNDLALTAVVYFIGAITALLIFGRISNHLGRKPVIFLCFALAAVSSIILLDVSSATPLILGRLLLGLACGLASSAVASYIVDKGSFLPNWVPAAVVSNSPMVGLTIGAVVSGSLVEYAPYPKELCYFVVLAALAICTVLITFSKESVEQKPGVISSLKPKFSLPHEDKRLYPIAACTFIATWALGGFYQAYGPSIAVSQLGTHSTLMAAIVFSSYLLPCALGGPLTAGFSPANAQRYGMVVYTLAVIGILISIKFSLIESFLITSAFAGAAQGAVLTGSIRSLLADISSQERAGVLSLIYATSYAGAAIPSFIAGQLSHFMNLFQIAVFYGLLAVIACIITLMFARNPKHVEIKID
- a CDS encoding cyclophilin-like fold protein, yielding MKKTIKKVFMVLLSLPLLSCLANPNKEIDNKIEFQKGETMKISVQAKGETAVFKLNNSQAAKELYEQLPLEIEVENFGNNEKIFYPPKKLSTNNTPLAKAKNGTLAYYAPWGDVVMFYKDFGSAGGLYELGEIVSGLEYIKNMSGIIKINKEE
- a CDS encoding alpha/beta hydrolase, which gives rise to MMWDKIFEKSDNVIIQRVSYRNRYGISVSADLYLPKEIDSSKKYQALVIGTPYGGVKEQGAGLYAQTMAERGFITLAFDESYNGTSGGEPRRTSSPEIFTEDFSAGVDFLGTRPYVDRERIGAIGICGSSAFALKAAQVDQRIKAVATASMYDMSRVLRNGWLDSMSSEERKENLTNLSLQRWEDFENSLPKIAPGFPNKPQESIPEGLDSITSEFFEFYAMKRGFHPNAPAAFTLTSQMAFMNFPLLNYLEDISPRPILLIIGENAHSRYFSEDAYKKAAQPKELYIVPNARHIDLYDRTDLIPFDKLESFFNENLK
- a CDS encoding NAD(P)-dependent alcohol dehydrogenase, whose protein sequence is MNGKTQTRRDFIKNSAIIGAGLVFYKPTDILANDKGIIMNKNLKVKGYAAFDESGVIKPWEFERRPVGDNDVLIEIKYASICHSDIHQEKGDWGKQQYPQVPGHEIVGIVTKVGKNVTKFKVGDRAGVGCMVDGCTECENEEQYQPDTLFTYGYPDKRDPTGITQGGYSTHIVVRDHFVVHIPENISFQEAAPLLCAGITTYSPLMKAKFKKGDKVGVAGIGGLGHMAVKLAASMGAEVYAFTTSADKKDDILGFGAKEVIVVDSSEKLAPYAKTLDYMISTIPAQFDVAAYAATVKPYGFFTQVGMPKGFELTLSNIGFAANRVNFNASLIGGMKETQEVVDYCAKNKIYPQIEIIDAEEITQAWQNVIDKKARYRYVIDSATI